The genomic segment CAAAGAGTGGGCGCATGAAGAATGTAAACCTTATTGGGATCTTTATTGCTGAGATCGACGGACTGGATTTTCTCTTTCCATTGCTTGATGTCCACCGGATTGACCCAGCTGCGGTTCGTGCGCGGCATGAGCGCCAATCGGGGAACGTGATCGATGCGGCCTGATCCCGTGATGAAGGCATGGACGTAACGATCGATGAACGCCATGCGCTGATGCTGCGACGGCGTCATCATCGGCGGCATAACGGGCTGTTTGCCGTGATAGACGCGGCGGAAATGGTCGAAGAGGCTGCATCCCGGCTCGCGGTTTTGGCTGTCGCCGCCGCACAGTTGCATAACGATGACCTTGCCCGCCCGCCGCAGCATTTCCAGATCGGCATGATCGGCGAAAAAAGTCGTGTTGTAATAGAAATGATAAACGTCGTAGGCGAAGAGATGCTCGTTGACGAATTGTTGCAGCAGTTTATTGCGGTTCTCTTCCCGCTTTACGCCCTTGCCGGGATTGCGGTTGAAGAGACGGATATCACCGTCCTTTTGCGGACCGACGACGACCTCGGCGGTAATAGCTTCATGGCCGAAAAGTCGCTGCGCCTCGGCGTGCGTTCTCATCAGCGAAGCTACTTCCGTCGGTCCATGCAAAATCTTCATCGGACGCCTTTCCGCTTATGTGGTTCTCTATCGCGATTTATCAAAGGCAATAAACTTTGCCCTTGCCGCCCGGCCGTTAATGAGAGGCGCGGCGACTTCATTATTTGTCGCGTTTTTGAATCACGAAAACTCGAAATAGCTCGAATTCCACGAAATTTTTGAATCACGAATATCGCGGATTCTTTTAGATTTCACGGAAAAATCTTTCGCACAGGGCGATTCCTTGCGTCAACCGTTTTTTTTCTTTTTTCGTGTTTTCCTTTTTCATTTCGCGTCTTCGTGATTCAATACGACGCGAGGAATAGACCTCTTCCGCTTTTTATCGAGCATAATATGAGTAATCGATTTATTCTCTTTCCAAAATTCCCCTTACGGTAAAACCACTCTCCTCGGCGCGGAAATGTTGGATGGCGAGACCGGCCTCCGCGCACCAGCGGCGGATTTCTTCTTCCGTATGCCGATGGGCGTAGCGAGGATGATACCAATCGAAGTTGACATGATGGTTCTCGTCGAAGGAGAGATTCTCGTTCCAAAACAACTTGGCGAAATGCCAATAGATAAATCGCTGAACGTCGTATTTCCCTGCGCGAATACCCAAATCGGGTATATCTTCCTCGACGGCGATTTCCGCCTTGAGTTTCGCCAGCGTCTCTCCCAATTTCGTCAGCGGCTTCAATCGCTCCCAGGCTTCAGGCGGCGGCAAGCCGGATACGATCTCCCGCACGTAATCGTCGGTGAATTCACGTATAGGCGATTTCTTGCGGTAAACGTAAAAAAGAAATTGGCCGCCCGGCTTCAAAAATTGGATAAGCGATTGAAGAGCGGCTTCCGTCGAGGGCGTATGATGAAGCGTCCCCAGCGCGTAGATCATTTCGAACGATCGTTCTCGGAAGGGCGGTTTCATCATATCGCCTTGGACGAAATGCGCGTTAGGAATATTGGTTAATCGCTCTTTGGCTACGTCGATGCAGCCGGAAATTTCCAGGCCGTACCACCGCGTCCGATTCTCTGGCCTCAGCCATAGGGAAGAAGATGTTCCACTGCCGCAGCCGGCGTCCAAAATCGATTGCGGCTGGGAAAAATAGGAAAGCATCTCCGCCTCGTCGCGAAAGCCGCAGCGCTGCAAAAACCAATGAATGCGGAATTCGTTGAAAGATGCCGACTCGTATGTCTCCCGCCGTCCCCATTTGTAGCCGAAACTCTGTGAGGTCTGCAATTGATTTTCGTCATTCGTCGCCGCGAGGCGCGGAATGCCGTTAGTAATGGGATAGGTATGTCCTGCGCCGTCGTCCAATACCCCGCTGACGATTTCGTCCCCCACCATTTCCGCGTTGCTCAGCCGCAGAGGAGCGCGGGAGATGGGATCGGCGAGCAATTCCAGCAATTCTCTCTTCATGGTTTTTCCCGCTAATCGAATAGAAGCGGTTCATAAGGCCGGTCGCCCATCATGCAGTATTCGTAAAGAGCCAACCATTGGCTGGCGGTCTTTTTGAGGTGACAAGATTCTTTCACCCATTGCCGAGCCGTCTCGTGATGGGAACGCCTCCATTCCGAATCCTTCGCCATGCGATGCACTTGATCGGCGAACGTTTCTACAGTGGTGGGGATGATAGGGCAGCTCATCGCGCCGAGATGCGTCAGCCTCGTTCGTCCGCCGAAAGAGATGCTTCCCATCGTCATGGCTTCCAGCGCCCAATATTCGCTTGCGCCGGGATCGAAAGAGGAGAAATAGATGTTGCATTGAGTCAATAATTCCCGGTTGCTTTCAAAACTTTCTCCGATGTTGATGATCCAGGAATCGATGATTCCATCCTCCTGCAATTCGCGGCAAATTTCACGAAAGACGTAGGTTCCGCGCAAGCGGGTTTCGTCCGAATTCGTAATATGCCCGATAACGATTTTCTCGCTCATATTGGATAGAAAAGTCTCCCGATCCGCGCAGCCGGTCATCCATCCTCCGAAATGGCGAAAAAGGGGCGAAGGCAGCGGTCCCGGACAAGAGGGATCGACGACGCCGCAGATGTGGGTTTGATCGTGAAAACGCTTGATATCGTTGAATCGCGCCTGCAAAACCGCCGGAGTATATTGAATCAAGCAATTGGAGGGTTTCAACCAATGGCGCCAATCGATCCAAGGCAGGGCGGGGGGAAGATCCAAAAAGTGAAAAAACTCCGTCTTCTGAAACGCGGAAACGAGGGCTTCTCTCTGCGCTTCGTCTTCCGTCGAATAATAATAATCGTAAGGCAGATCGTAGGCGCTGCGGCTTTCCAGGACGGTTTTTACGTTCTGTCCTCCGCAACGTTCCAACCCTTTTCTCAGCCAATTGAATTGCAAATCCGAATCG from the Candidatus Omnitrophota bacterium genome contains:
- a CDS encoding methyltransferase domain-containing protein, with the protein product MKRELLELLADPISRAPLRLSNAEMVGDEIVSGVLDDGAGHTYPITNGIPRLAATNDENQLQTSQSFGYKWGRRETYESASFNEFRIHWFLQRCGFRDEAEMLSYFSQPQSILDAGCGSGTSSSLWLRPENRTRWYGLEISGCIDVAKERLTNIPNAHFVQGDMMKPPFRERSFEMIYALGTLHHTPSTEAALQSLIQFLKPGGQFLFYVYRKKSPIREFTDDYVREIVSGLPPPEAWERLKPLTKLGETLAKLKAEIAVEEDIPDLGIRAGKYDVQRFIYWHFAKLFWNENLSFDENHHVNFDWYHPRYAHRHTEEEIRRWCAEAGLAIQHFRAEESGFTVRGILERE